The proteins below come from a single Eucalyptus grandis isolate ANBG69807.140 chromosome 3, ASM1654582v1, whole genome shotgun sequence genomic window:
- the LOC104438434 gene encoding small nuclear ribonucleoprotein SmD3b: protein MSRSLGIPVKLLHEASGHIVTVELKSGELYRGSMLECEDNWNCQLESITYTAKDGKVSQLEHVFIRGSKVRFMVIPDMLKNAPMFKRLESRIKGKSSALGVGRGRAVAMRARAQAAGRGAPPGRGAVPPVRR, encoded by the exons ATGAGCAGGAGCCTGGGGATCCCGGTGAAGCTGCTCCACGAGGCCTCGGGCCACATCGTCACCGTCGAGCTCAAGAGCGGCGAGCTCTACCGGGGCAGCATGCTCGAGTGCGAGGACAACTGGAATTGCCAGCTCGAGAGCATCACTTACACCGCCAAG GATGGAAAAGTCTCACAGCTTGAGCATGTATTTATTAGGGGGAGTAAAGTCAG GTTCATGGTAATACCAGACATGCTGAAGAACGCTCCAATGTTCAAGCGCCTGGAGTCCAGGATCAAG GGTAAAAGCTCAGCACTGGGAGTTGGCAGGGGAAGAGCTGTTGCGATGCGAGCTAGA GCTCAAGCTGCTGGAAGAGGAGCACCTCCGGGTAGAGGTGCTGTTCCACCTGTTCGGAGGTAA
- the LOC104440449 gene encoding peptidyl-prolyl cis-trans isomerase CYP28, chloroplastic, which translates to HDQILPHRPSPPPPLPHPPLRLTRRSFLFSTATATTAATSLALPAASLPLPQPPLDTTITDRVFMDFAICPNYFRPDRAISDDLSTLCADSVPLGRLVLGLYGHLVPLTVANFKSMCTAPGTSYRNTLVNRIFPGQYFLAGRQGRRDKGEVRPPLSELTRNTETVDSRAFLLRHSRAGVVSLSLSENDDDEKIKMDPEYRNVEFLITTGPGPCPQLDSKNIVFGTVLEGLDVITAIASIPTYKPSENIRQFNDLAEFFGDERAQNARAMWNKPLKTVYISDCGEIKVSKPTLTPSLP; encoded by the exons CATGATCAAATCCTTCCCCACcgcccctcccctccccctcccctcccccaccCGCCCCTCCGCCTCACCCGCCgctccttcctcttctccaccgccaccgccaccaccgccgccacctccctcGCCCTCCCGGCCGCCTCCCTTCCATTGCCGCAGCCGCCGCTCGACACCACCATCACCGACCGCGTGTTCATGGACTTCGCCATCTGCCCCAACTACTTCCGCCCCGACCGCGCCATCTCCGACGACCTCTCCACCCTCTGCGCCGACTCCGTCCCCCTCGGCCGCCTCGTCCTCGGCCTCTACGGCCACCTCGTCCCCCTCACCGTCGCCAACTTCAAGTCCATGTGCACCGCCCCCGGCACCTCCTACCGCAACACCCTCGTCAACAGGATCTTCCCCGGCCAGTACTTCCTCGCCGGCCGCCAGGGCCGGCGGGACAAGGGCGAGGTGCGGCCGCCGCTGTCGGAGCTGACCCGCAACACCGAGACGGTGGACTCGCGGGCCTTCCTCCTGCGCCACTCGAGGGCCGGCGTGGTCTCGCTGTCCCTGTCGGAGAACGACGATGACGAGAAGATCAAGATGGACCCCGAGTACAGGAACGTGGAGTTCTTGATCACCACAGGCCCTGGTCCGTGTCCCCAGTTGGATAGCAAGAACATCGTGTTCGGGACGGTGCTTGAAG GCTTGGATGTCATAACAGCAATCGCTTCCATTCCTACGTACAAACCCTCCGAGAATATCCGCCAATTCAATGACTTGGCTGAGTTTTTTGGGGACGAAAGAGCACAAAATGCCCGTGCAATGTGGAATAAGCCTCTCAAGACTGTTTACATCAGTGACTGCGGAGAGATCAAAGTGTCGAAGCCTACCCTGACTCCTAGTTTACCTTAA